In Plasmodium gaboni strain SY75 chromosome 7, whole genome shotgun sequence, the following are encoded in one genomic region:
- a CDS encoding putative actin-like protein — MDRFQKNDNENYYKYYVLQIGRKYTYVGMCGLHKPVSIFLTPNFFVYNERFHNFFEDTYKANEMMDYINRKREEQYGNKKSQNMLHVSKDQSKEDIKIVTKDNPTDECLDKYISSDILDYNNEEVLCDKNNIYEQNKFCDNEKRHNKMKIYHYEYKYNQDLYLWRTYFDEYIFHIFHNIIIKTNNKSKKVILVLNMFIPTIIKYALCISLIENPEYSCISYINDLISPLYLCNYKTCVVLDLGYINCRILPIMDGVPLYHHYTYIHNGGFYINIEIKKLLKQQYIRRYKKGKNIISIDDGMKLCLENGKKNGDNIDDDNIDDVNIDDVNIDDDNIDDVNIDDDDNNIKYYLNLYPLEEIINVIDNMTDDDIEIIKIKYCYIKKDSNDMTCNKYVLYKYNNYNIIIDPYTRYKACEILFEKEYDQNIYSLFSSIVQKINIFETYIFSNILLVGGCSNIKGILSKVSQIFVQVLRNEKKFPQNFQDNVHFLLSNISPNLRQFVGASICSSIDNLPEYTSEEILNNVLYDHLNEDIYMTFKT, encoded by the exons atggATAGGTTCCAAAAGaatgataatgaaaattattacaaatattatgttttaCAAATAG GAAGAAAATACACATATGTAGGCATGTGCGGACTTCACAAGCCAGTATCCATTTTTTTAACTccaaatttttttgtatacAATGAAAGatttcataatttttttgaagaCACCTATAAGGCTAATGAAATGATggattatataaatagaaAAAGGGAAGAACAATATGGAAACAAGAAATCTCAAAATATGTTGCATGTAAGCAAGGATCAATCCaaagaagatataaaaatagtaACAAAGGATAATCCAACGGATGAATGTCTTGATAAATACATAAGTAGTGATATTTTggattataataatgaagaagTGTTATGtgataagaataatatatatgaacaaaataaattttgtGATAATGAAAAGAGACATAATAAGATGAAGATATATcattatgaatataaatataatcaaGACTTATATTTATGGAGAACATATTTTGAcgaatatatatttcatatatttcataatattattataaaaactaataataaatcaaaaaaagttatactcgtattaaatatgtttattcctactattataaaatatgcTCTCTGTATATCTCTTATAGAAAATCCTGAATATTCCTgtatatcatatattaacGATTTAATATCtcctttatatttatgtaattATAAAACGTGTGTAGTTCTTGACCTTGGCTATATTAATTGTAGAATATTACCAATAATGGATGGAGTACctttatatcatcattatacTTATATACATAATGGAGGCTTCTATAttaatatagaaataaaaaaattattaaagcagcaatatataagaagatataaaaaagggaaaaatataatttcaATCGATGATGGTATGAAATTATGTTTGGAAAATGGAAAGAAAAATGGTGATAATATagatgatgataatatagatgatgttaatatagatgatgttaatatagatgatgataatatagatgatgttaatatagatgatgatgataataatattaagtattatttaaatttatatcCTCTAGAAGAAATAATTAACGTTATTGACAATATGACAGATGATGATAtagaaattataaaaataaaatattgttatataaaaaaggataGTAATGATATGACatgtaataaatatgtactatataaatataataattataatataattatagaTCCTTATACTAGATATAAAGCTTgtgaaatattatttgaaaaagaatatgatcaaaatatttattccTTATTTTCTAGTATAgtacaaaaaataaatatatttgaaacatatatattttcaaatatattattagtaGGTGGTTGTAGTAATATTAAAGGTATTTTATCGAAGGTTTCTCAAATATTTGTTCAAGTATtaagaaatgaaaaaaaattccCACAAAATTTTCAAGATAATGTACATTTTCTTCTTTCTAATATTTCTCCTAACTTACGTCAGTTTGTAGGGGCATCCATATGTTCGAGCATAGACAATTTGCCAGAATATACGTCTGAGGAGATATTGAACAATGTCTTATATGACCACCTTAACGAGGATATATACATGACATTCAAGACATAA
- a CDS encoding hypothetical protein (conserved Plasmodium protein, unknown function~transcript variant 1; alternatively spliced), whose protein sequence is MRKYFTFLREFSTLKNMVPEDFNMLRKKLRCKFKSVGMLELDTLFNNYLNANMNIIDNEKVKLLYNLMDIDTTNMLKLFYFYSNKENKSVDKLTNLMNVKDKKVIQDTFNLLIDILNNNQKYVSSQ, encoded by the exons atgagGAAATATTTTACCTTTTTAAGAGAATTTTCTACTCTTAAAAATATGGTCCCTGAGGATTTCAACATGTTAAGGAAAAAGTTGAGATGTAAATTTAAAAGT GTAGGTATGTTAGAATTAGATACTTTATTTAACAATTATTTAAATGcaaatatgaatataatagataatgaaaaagtcaagttgttatataatttaatgGATATAGATACAACTAATATGttgaaattattttatttttattccaataaagaaaataaaagtgTAGACAAATTGACAAACCTAATGAATGTTAAAGATAAAAAGGTAATACAGGATacttttaatttattaattgaTATCCTAAACAATAATCAAAAGTATGTTAGTTCTCAAtga
- a CDS encoding hypothetical protein (conserved Plasmodium protein, unknown function~transcript variant 2; alternatively spliced): protein MRKYFTFLREFSTLKNMVPEDFNMLRKKLRCKFKSVSMLELDTLFNNYLNANMNIIDNEKVKLLYNLMDIDTTNMLKLFYFYSNKENKSVDKLTNLMNVKDKKVIQDTFNLLIDILNNNQKYVSSQ, encoded by the exons atgagGAAATATTTTACCTTTTTAAGAGAATTTTCTACTCTTAAAAATATGGTCCCTGAGGATTTCAACATGTTAAGGAAAAAGTTGAGATGTAAATTTAAAAGTGTTA GTATGTTAGAATTAGATACTTTATTTAACAATTATTTAAATGcaaatatgaatataatagataatgaaaaagtcaagttgttatataatttaatgGATATAGATACAACTAATATGttgaaattattttatttttattccaataaagaaaataaaagtgTAGACAAATTGACAAACCTAATGAATGTTAAAGATAAAAAGGTAATACAGGATacttttaatttattaattgaTATCCTAAACAATAATCAAAAGTATGTTAGTTCTCAAtga
- a CDS encoding hypothetical protein (conserved Plasmodium protein, unknown function) — translation MGKGAVHPNGSNFCRFLKYNIVDKMRTLVNTNLYDTPRWLEWSERAPPMEIYNISLKTKYNNNKYMELVKFLLKKYPHLRFQDCYVEGNNNIKGYDYFRNDHIITQMATHQLYYMNRGYSRKEALEKTEKIFYDRRMDIEKQQKINMCLAIDEKVKPIYTNGYQYLYEKMADNEKAHLSIILKKLRNMKEKLQKKGNNENQDQKKGTVT, via the coding sequence atGGGTAAGGGAGCCGTTCATCCTAATGGCTCTAACTTTTGTCGTTTTTTAAAATACAATATTGTAGATAAGATGAGGACGCTTGTTAATACAAATTTATATGACACTCCTCGTTGGTTAGAATGGTCTGAGAGAGCTCCCCCTATGgagatatataatataagtttgaaaacaaaatataataataataaatatatggaattagtaaaatttttattaaaaaaatatccTCATTTAAGATTTCAAGATTGTTATGTGGAaggtaataataatattaaagGATATGATTATTTTAGAAATGATCATATAATTACGCAAATGGCTACTCATCagttatattatatgaacaGAGGCTATTCTAGAAAAGAGGCATTAGAAAAAAcagaaaaaatattttatgataGACGTATGGACATAGAGaaacaacaaaaaataaatatgtgtTTAGCTATTGATGAAAAAGTAAAGCCTATTTATACTAACGGCTATCagtatttatatgaaaaaatgGCTGATAATGAAAAGGCACATTTGAGTATTATActaaaaaaattaagaaataTGAAAGAAAAGTTACAAAAAAAGGGTAACAATGAAAATCAGGACCAAAAAAAAGGCACTGtcacataa
- a CDS encoding hypothetical protein (conserved Plasmodium protein, unknown function), with translation MVAYSRIEDLFNLKKKNTDHIDKNDLIKILKSLGFNVSSEIFDDNKNTYNLDELKDFVDKFQTNYYGKEKIENSINFLNPKKDIIKKNELKILLCENGNKFTESEFKKFLIDIPMDVDENIHHHDLIEA, from the exons ATGGTCGct TATTCAAGAATTGAagatttatttaatttaaaaaaaaaaaacacgGATCATATTGATAAGAACGAtctaataaaaatattaaaatcGTTAGg TTTTAATGTGTCCAGTGAAATTtttgatgataataaaaatactTATAACTTGGACGAACTGAAAGATTTCGTTGATAAGTTTCAAACGAATTATTATggaaaagaaaaaattgaaaattccattaattttttaaaccctaaaa aagatataataaaaaaaaacgaaTTGAAAATTCTTTTATGTGAAAATGGAAATAAGTTTACAGAGAGTGAATTTAAAAAGTTCTTAATTGACATACCT ATGGATGTGGATGAGAATATACACCACCATGATTTAATCGAAGCgtaa